The following proteins are co-located in the Ignavibacteriales bacterium genome:
- a CDS encoding hydrogenase produces the protein MSLQLQNNQRFDVSSIQFLTVDDFQNNVRSALSNGYRIIALTPIDKNIPEKIIAVVTDNASSSINIIGGQFDKSKLEFESFANEFPQTNYFECELSENYGYVPLNHPWLRPVRKQNVILGNKPYHFYKLEGEEVHEVAVGPIHAGVIEPGHFRFQCHGELVYNLEINLGYQHRGVEKLLLQSNSDQRIILSESIAGDTTIGHTFAHCSAIESLTQTQLSLRAEVIRTIASEIERIAMHLSGLGGVANDVGFALPSSSYGRLRTLAINSLLALCGSRSGRGLFIYGGVRFDFNDDIINVVKKNLEVIRNDVAEINNYLFSSIGVLTRFEDTGSVSNDLAKTIGLVGLTARASALEEDARINFPYSAYRYNPVSMITLSSGDVFARARLRALEIDESLKFIFDQMDNLPSGELKSNVGAIKNNSGVVSIVEGWRGEIVHIAFTNENGNLTQYKIKDPSFNNWYGLSLALRKTAISDFPLCNKSFDLSYAGHDL, from the coding sequence ATGAGTCTTCAACTGCAAAATAATCAGCGCTTTGATGTTTCATCAATTCAATTTTTAACTGTTGATGATTTCCAAAATAATGTACGCAGTGCTCTATCAAATGGCTATCGAATAATTGCTCTTACACCGATTGATAAAAATATTCCAGAAAAAATAATAGCTGTAGTTACTGATAATGCTTCTTCATCAATTAATATTATTGGTGGTCAGTTTGATAAATCTAAATTGGAGTTTGAAAGTTTTGCAAATGAATTTCCTCAAACAAATTATTTTGAATGTGAACTCTCCGAAAATTATGGATACGTTCCGCTCAATCATCCTTGGCTTCGTCCGGTTAGAAAACAAAATGTTATTCTTGGAAATAAACCGTATCACTTTTATAAGTTAGAAGGTGAAGAAGTTCACGAAGTTGCGGTCGGTCCTATCCATGCAGGAGTAATTGAACCCGGTCATTTTAGATTTCAATGCCACGGTGAACTCGTTTACAATCTTGAAATAAATTTAGGCTATCAGCATCGTGGAGTAGAAAAACTTTTACTTCAATCAAATTCAGATCAAAGAATTATTCTGTCTGAATCAATTGCTGGTGATACAACAATCGGTCATACTTTTGCACATTGCAGTGCAATCGAAAGTTTAACACAAACACAACTTAGTCTGCGCGCTGAAGTAATCAGAACAATCGCTTCTGAAATTGAGAGGATTGCAATGCACTTATCCGGTCTTGGCGGCGTTGCTAATGATGTTGGTTTTGCTTTGCCTTCATCATCTTACGGAAGACTTCGCACGCTTGCGATAAATAGTTTACTGGCACTTTGCGGCTCTCGTTCTGGCAGAGGTTTATTTATTTATGGCGGTGTTCGATTTGATTTTAATGACGATATAATAAATGTTGTAAAGAAAAATCTTGAAGTTATTCGTAATGATGTTGCAGAAATTAACAACTATCTTTTTTCATCAATTGGTGTGCTTACAAGATTTGAAGATACAGGCTCAGTCTCTAATGATCTTGCAAAAACTATTGGCTTGGTTGGTCTGACGGCACGTGCATCTGCTTTAGAAGAAGATGCAAGAATAAATTTTCCGTATAGCGCCTATCGTTATAATCCCGTTTCTATGATTACTCTCTCAAGCGGAGATGTTTTTGCGCGTGCAAGGTTACGTGCATTGGAGATTGATGAATCACTTAAATTTATTTTTGATCAGATGGATAATCTTCCATCAGGCGAATTAAAATCCAATGTGGGAGCAATAAAAAATAATTCCGGTGTCGTTTCTATTGTTGAAGGATGGCGCGGCGAAATTGTTCATATCGCTTTTACTAATGAAAACGGAAATTTAACTCAATATAAAATCAAAGATCCATCATTTAATAATTGGTACGGATTAAGTTTAGCTTTACGCAAAACAGCTATTTCAGATTTTCCTTTATGTAACAAAAGTTTTGATTTATCGTATGCAGGACATGATCTTTAA
- a CDS encoding NADH:ubiquinone oxidoreductase, translating into MNDAIKIRLLQGDPIIHDVRSVKLPPLFRGLPRIEDKECQAGCTKCSEVCPTNAINLNPVQIDLGLCVFCPLCEEVCPEKIIHFTNEYHTVVDSREKLIITKQVKSISPEIASQKIRKYFGKSLKLREISAGGCNGCELELNALSNVNFDLGRYGIEFVASPRHADGIVITGPLTQNMTNAIELCYEAVPNPKIIILFGACAISGGIFQNSDSIQSNFLEENKIDLYIPGCPPHPLTFINGLLDWLDKK; encoded by the coding sequence ATGAATGACGCAATAAAAATAAGATTGCTGCAAGGCGATCCAATAATTCACGATGTGAGAAGTGTAAAACTTCCTCCCCTATTTCGTGGGTTACCAAGGATTGAAGACAAAGAATGTCAAGCTGGTTGTACCAAATGTTCAGAAGTTTGTCCAACAAACGCAATCAATTTAAATCCTGTACAGATTGATTTGGGCTTATGTGTCTTCTGTCCTTTATGTGAAGAAGTTTGTCCGGAAAAGATTATTCATTTCACAAATGAATATCATACAGTAGTTGATAGCAGAGAAAAACTAATAATCACAAAACAAGTAAAATCAATTTCGCCTGAAATCGCTTCACAAAAAATCAGAAAATATTTTGGTAAATCATTAAAGCTGAGAGAAATTTCCGCCGGCGGCTGTAACGGCTGCGAACTTGAGTTGAATGCACTAAGCAATGTTAATTTTGATTTAGGAAGATACGGAATTGAATTTGTTGCTTCACCTCGCCACGCAGATGGAATTGTTATAACAGGACCATTAACACAGAATATGACAAACGCAATAGAGCTTTGTTACGAAGCAGTTCCAAATCCCAAAATAATTATTCTGTTCGGTGCTTGTGCAATTAGTGGAGGAATATTTCAAAATTCTGATTCGATACAAAGTAATTTTTTAGAAGAAAATAAAATTGATCTTTACATTCCCGGCTGTCCCCCACATCCACTAACATTTATAAATGGATTATTGGATTGGTTAGATAAAAAATAA
- a CDS encoding membrane dipeptidase, whose product MIKYRNNVNQLKEYFNVGGRLVGIVFTVPDYNKIVMKVIPDSVIIVMYNIYDEILKLNCDFLTSFNPHSLDTSKLNLFITIEGLTESSINKLLDIDTEHYIMVVGIIHNNDTELGNCCYCSKENDMGLTEKGKALIEKLIRNKIIIDVAHTSLNSFRDILKICIEKNGLVLSSHTGLYDLNEHPRNLRNEQIEELKKIDGGIGLIIHQPYISKMPTKKTTIATYFELLEFLVNDMNMKNVFIGSDYCSDIQPIVGVHSLADLPREILHYDKSNLTSQEIQGFTINNLLKIFNKIN is encoded by the coding sequence ATGATAAAATACCGAAACAATGTAAATCAATTAAAAGAATATTTCAATGTTGGCGGTAGATTGGTCGGGATAGTTTTTACCGTACCAGATTATAACAAGATTGTTATGAAAGTTATTCCGGATTCAGTAATTATTGTAATGTACAATATATACGATGAAATTCTCAAATTAAATTGTGATTTCCTTACATCCTTTAATCCTCATAGCTTGGATACTAGTAAACTTAATTTATTCATTACAATCGAAGGATTGACAGAGAGTTCAATCAATAAACTTCTTGATATCGATACTGAACATTACATTATGGTTGTAGGCATAATTCATAATAATGATACTGAATTAGGTAACTGTTGCTATTGCTCGAAAGAAAATGATATGGGGCTGACTGAAAAAGGTAAGGCATTAATCGAAAAATTAATCAGAAATAAAATTATCATTGATGTTGCTCATACTTCTTTAAATAGTTTTAGAGACATTCTGAAAATCTGCATAGAAAAAAATGGTTTAGTTTTATCCTCACATACAGGCTTATACGACCTTAATGAGCATCCGCGTAATCTGAGAAACGAGCAAATTGAAGAACTTAAAAAGATAGATGGTGGAATAGGGTTGATAATTCACCAACCCTACATTAGTAAAATGCCTACAAAAAAAACCACAATCGCCACCTACTTCGAGTTATTAGAATTTCTAGTTAATGATATGAATATGAAAAATGTTTTTATAGGATCCGATTACTGTTCAGATATCCAACCAATAGTTGGTGTTCATTCATTAGCGGATTTGCCCAGAGAGATATTACATTATGACAAAAGTAATTTAACGAGCCAGGAAATTCAAGGTTTTACAATTAATAATCTTTTAAAAATATTTAATAAAATTAATTAA
- a CDS encoding T9SS type A sorting domain-containing protein: MSNISGLQQNTPYHNRLIAEMCDGARIYGNDLQFTTLPLSSIELTSPNGGENWQVGSQEDITWSTIGIENVKIEYSIDDGIYWNPVINSTSANSGTYSWMIPNTPSTQCKVRISDVLNSSIADTSSNTFTISEAPIITVTTPSTGTIWEALSQQTVTWTSVNVLGNVNIKLDTDGSLTFPITLKSNTTNDSTELITVPDNPSSTCRIRVESFGNPTNIFGLNNGNFTITPPVDVHDILNNQPTEYSLHQNFPNPFNPVTRIYYAVPTESPVTIRLYDILGKEIKLLVDEIKTTGNYWIDLDASELHSGVYIYQMRSVKFNQSKKLILMK, from the coding sequence TTGTCTAACATTAGTGGACTTCAGCAAAATACCCCCTATCATAATCGTCTTATAGCAGAGATGTGTGATGGAGCAAGGATATACGGTAACGATCTTCAATTTACAACCCTTCCCCTATCCAGCATTGAATTAACCTCACCAAATGGTGGTGAAAATTGGCAAGTTGGTAGTCAGGAAGATATTACCTGGTCAACCATCGGTATAGAAAATGTAAAAATTGAATATTCAATTGATGATGGAATATATTGGAATCCTGTAATCAATTCTACATCAGCAAATTCTGGTACCTATAGTTGGATGATCCCAAATACCCCTTCTACTCAATGTAAAGTAAGGATAAGTGATGTTTTAAATAGTTCGATTGCAGATACCAGTTCAAACACTTTCACTATTAGCGAAGCACCAATAATTACTGTTACAACACCTTCCACTGGTACAATTTGGGAAGCTCTCAGTCAACAAACTGTGACTTGGACTTCAGTAAATGTTTTGGGAAATGTTAATATAAAATTAGACACCGATGGAAGTTTAACATTTCCAATAACATTAAAAAGTAATACTACTAATGACAGTACTGAATTAATTACTGTCCCGGATAATCCTTCAAGTACTTGTAGAATTAGAGTAGAATCATTTGGCAATCCAACTAATATTTTTGGATTAAATAATGGCAACTTCACAATAACACCTCCAGTAGATGTTCATGACATATTAAATAATCAACCAACTGAATATTCTCTTCATCAGAATTTTCCAAACCCATTTAACCCAGTCACCAGGATCTACTATGCTGTTCCAACAGAAAGCCCGGTGACAATAAGACTTTATGATATTCTTGGAAAAGAGATCAAGTTATTGGTTGATGAAATAAAAACCACCGGTAATTATTGGATAGATTTGGATGCAAGCGAATTGCATAGTGGTGTTTACATTTATCAAATGAGATCGGTAAAATTTAATCAGAGTAAAAAACTGATACTAATGAAATGA
- a CDS encoding VCBS repeat-containing protein yields MKNYFIEILILFLMGITFLKAQDIQVGISSGSNFYGSTSWRNWDLNYEIYIADINGDGKADFIGRNRRTSMIKVGISNGNGFSISSGSWNENYWDLNYDIHIADVNGDGMADIIGRSEIDGDIQVGISSGSNFYGSTSWRNWDLNYEIYIADINGDGKADFIGRNRRTSMIKVGISNGNGFSISSGSWNENYWDLNYDIHIADVNGDGVADIIGRSEIDGDIQVGISSGSNFYGSTSWGNWDLNYDIHIADVNGDGKADFIGRNRRTSMIKVGISNGNGLSTSRGSWNENYWDLNYDIHIADVNGDGMADIIGRK; encoded by the coding sequence ATGAAGAATTATTTCATTGAGATTTTAATATTATTCTTAATGGGAATAACTTTCTTAAAAGCCCAAGATATTCAGGTTGGTATATCATCAGGCAGTAACTTTTATGGTTCAACTAGCTGGAGAAACTGGGATTTGAATTATGAGATTTATATTGCAGATATTAATGGCGATGGTAAAGCTGATTTCATTGGTAGAAATAGAAGAACTAGTATGATTAAAGTAGGAATTTCCAATGGAAATGGATTTTCAATTTCAAGCGGATCTTGGAATGAAAACTACTGGGACCTGAATTACGATATTCATATTGCCGACGTTAATGGAGACGGTATGGCAGATATAATCGGAAGGAGTGAAATCGATGGAGATATTCAGGTTGGTATATCATCAGGCAGTAACTTTTATGGTTCAACTAGCTGGAGAAACTGGGATTTGAATTATGAGATTTATATTGCAGATATTAATGGCGATGGTAAAGCTGATTTCATTGGTAGAAATAGAAGAACTAGTATGATTAAAGTAGGAATTTCCAATGGAAATGGATTTTCAATTTCAAGCGGATCTTGGAATGAAAACTACTGGGACCTGAATTACGATATTCATATTGCCGACGTTAATGGAGACGGTGTGGCAGATATAATCGGAAGGAGTGAAATCGATGGAGATATTCAGGTTGGTATATCATCAGGCAGTAACTTTTATGGTTCAACTAGCTGGGGAAACTGGGATTTGAATTACGATATTCATATTGCAGATGTTAATGGTGATGGTAAAGCTGATTTCATTGGTAGAAATAGAAGAACTAGTATGATTAAAGTAGGAATTTCCAATGGAAATGGATTATCAACTTCAAGAGGATCTTGGAATGAAAACTACTGGGACCTGAATTACGATATTCATATTGCTGACGTTAATGGAGACGGTATGGCAGATATAATCGGAAGGAAATAA
- a CDS encoding type II toxin-antitoxin system VapC family toxin yields MKYLIDSNIIIYSCIPDYKFISDFIIENLPAVSIISKIEVLGYSKITSNEKLRIENIFNILEVIGFSEEIVSKTIELKSKYNLKLADAIIAATSIVNELVLCTRNLKDFNKIKKIKLYNPFDD; encoded by the coding sequence GTGAAGTACTTAATTGATAGTAATATCATTATTTATTCATGCATACCTGATTACAAGTTTATTTCTGATTTTATAATCGAAAATCTTCCCGCTGTTTCTATAATATCCAAAATCGAAGTGCTTGGATACAGCAAAATTACTTCTAATGAAAAATTAAGAATTGAAAATATATTTAATATACTTGAGGTTATCGGATTTTCGGAAGAGATCGTTTCTAAAACTATTGAACTAAAGAGTAAGTATAATCTTAAACTGGCTGATGCAATTATTGCAGCAACATCAATCGTTAATGAACTTGTTTTATGTACAAGAAATTTAAAAGATTTTAATAAAATTAAAAAGATTAAACTCTATAATCCATTTGATGATTAG
- a CDS encoding nucleoside deaminase, with protein MFAALQEAEKAFEDDEVPVGAVVVKDNRIIGRGYNQVEKLSDPTAHDEMIAITAAANHLSNWRLTECDIFVTLEPCIMCTGALLSARINSIYFSSFDSKFGACGSIYNIAEENKMNHNISVYSGLYSEESNLLLTQFFKKKRSQKTNH; from the coding sequence ATGTTTGCAGCACTTCAGGAAGCTGAAAAAGCATTTGAAGATGATGAAGTGCCCGTTGGTGCAGTAGTTGTAAAAGACAATAGAATCATCGGTAGGGGTTATAATCAAGTAGAAAAACTTAGCGACCCAACAGCACACGATGAAATGATTGCGATCACTGCAGCCGCAAATCATCTATCCAATTGGCGATTGACTGAGTGCGATATATTTGTTACTCTCGAACCATGCATTATGTGTACCGGTGCTCTCCTTTCGGCAAGAATTAACTCAATTTATTTTTCTTCATTCGATTCAAAATTTGGAGCTTGTGGTTCTATTTACAATATTGCCGAAGAAAATAAAATGAATCATAATATTTCTGTTTATTCAGGTCTTTATTCAGAAGAAAGCAATTTATTACTCACACAGTTTTTCAAAAAAAAGCGTTCACAAAAAACTAATCACTAA
- a CDS encoding adenylate kinase, whose protein sequence is MRIILFGLPGVGKGTQAKILSSNLNIPHISTGDILRKAVKDKTELGLKAQSIMSKGELVPDDLMIGLIKDTFQQDDCNNGFILDGFPRTVKQANAFDNLLSEMNISNVVLLYLTADENEIVKRLTNRRACKSCQTIFTLQEIKGVTNCPICNAENSFYQREDDQEEVIRNRIAVFNSSTKPVFDHYQQQNKVLTINGIGSVQLVNDSIVAALMSRKK, encoded by the coding sequence ATGAGAATAATTTTATTTGGACTCCCCGGCGTAGGCAAAGGAACACAAGCAAAAATCCTTTCCTCAAATTTGAACATACCTCATATTTCCACTGGTGATATTTTAAGAAAGGCAGTAAAAGACAAGACAGAACTTGGTTTGAAGGCTCAATCCATAATGAGCAAAGGTGAACTTGTTCCTGATGATTTGATGATCGGATTAATAAAAGATACTTTTCAACAAGACGATTGTAATAATGGATTTATACTTGACGGTTTTCCAAGAACTGTGAAACAGGCTAATGCCTTTGACAATCTATTAAGCGAGATGAATATTTCAAATGTTGTGTTATTATATCTTACTGCAGATGAAAATGAAATTGTAAAAAGACTAACCAACAGAAGAGCATGTAAATCCTGTCAAACAATCTTTACTCTACAGGAAATTAAAGGAGTCACGAACTGTCCAATTTGCAATGCTGAAAACAGTTTTTATCAGCGGGAAGATGATCAGGAAGAAGTTATCCGAAATAGAATTGCTGTTTTTAATTCATCAACCAAACCTGTGTTTGATCACTATCAACAACAGAATAAAGTTCTGACAATTAATGGAATTGGTTCAGTACAATTAGTCAATGATTCGATTGTGGCTGCATTGATGAGCAGAAAAAAATAA
- a CDS encoding ATP-binding cassette domain-containing protein, translated as MLSLTDIVFKYGNHPLFDDLNIEVVPGEFCFLIGKSGVGKSTLMQMIYMNIFPDSGIVRVGEFDSKTIKPKMLPLLRRKLGIVFQDFKLLKDRNIYDNLSFVLEVLNTPRSEITRKVTNALADVGLSHRRSSKPNELSGGEQQRVAIARAILNEPMLILADEPTGNLDPETSSEILEILMKINSRGTAILFATHNYEIVKKVNSKIYKLENGKAFKAVIKQKAEAE; from the coding sequence ATGCTCTCTCTTACTGATATAGTTTTTAAATATGGGAATCACCCTCTTTTTGATGATCTAAATATAGAAGTTGTTCCAGGCGAATTTTGTTTTTTAATAGGCAAAAGCGGGGTGGGGAAGAGTACTCTTATGCAAATGATTTACATGAATATTTTTCCCGACTCCGGGATCGTTAGAGTCGGCGAGTTTGATTCTAAAACGATCAAACCAAAAATGCTCCCTTTACTCAGACGAAAGTTAGGAATTGTGTTTCAGGATTTTAAATTATTAAAAGATAGAAATATCTATGACAATCTTTCTTTTGTACTTGAAGTCCTAAACACACCTCGAAGCGAGATAACAAGAAAGGTAACAAATGCACTCGCTGATGTTGGACTTTCGCACCGCCGCAGCAGCAAACCAAATGAACTTTCCGGAGGCGAACAGCAGCGTGTAGCAATTGCGCGTGCTATACTTAATGAACCAATGCTAATACTTGCCGATGAACCAACAGGCAATCTTGATCCAGAAACTTCTTCCGAAATTCTTGAAATACTTATGAAAATAAATTCACGAGGCACAGCAATTTTGTTTGCAACTCACAACTACGAAATTGTAAAAAAAGTAAATTCGAAAATTTACAAACTCGAAAACGGCAAAGCTTTCAAAGCTGTCATCAAACAAAAAGCGGAAGCCGAATAA